The stretch of DNA CGAGCGCATGGACGGCAACGCCGGTTCAACCCTGCTGCAGGTCCGTCGATGCCATCACTACCTAGGGATCCTTGAGCGTGAGGCCTAGTTCGACGCGGGTCATCGCTAGGTCATGTTCAATCGACTCAAAGATCCGGGTCCCGTCTCAGCCGTGCCAGCTTTCGGCAGGGCTGGCGAAACGGCCTGTCAAATCCGCGGCTCCGAACATGTAGGTCTAATGTCATCGCTAGGCTTATCCAACTCTGCCCACATTCTCGGTGTCGAGGCGTCGACTGCTCCAGATCTCGACCACCCCGCGCAGCTGTTGACCGGGATTGGCCCCCAAAGAGACTGAAGTGCCCGGCGGACGATGCAAGCCCGTTCAGCCTACTCATGGGCGAGAGTTATCACGCCTCAAAGGCGCATGTGGCTTACTGTTCGGCTGTTTCAAAGTGACACGGTCTGATGGACGCCGAATTGCCGATGCTTGAAATGAGTAAGGCCGGAAGCGATGCCGACTGTTTGGGACCGGCCCACCATTTTGTTCCTCGAACCTCAGGCCACTGTAATCAGTTAGCTTGGGCTCGCGTGAACAGTATCGACGAAGAGCAGAATGAGGCGGAATGATGAAAGCAAGAGCCCTATTGAAGAGCCGAAAAGAGATATGCGTCCCGGACTGGCAGGAGTTGTGTCTGGGTGAATCCGTTTCAATCCTGAAGAACGCGCAAGTCATAGCCATGGGCCGGGTCAAGGAGGTCTCGAAGAGCGGCAGGGTCTTGTGGATTACAACTCCCTCGCAGGTGACAGAGGAATTCATTATGTCGGACGACGTCACGGTAAAAATCTCAGGAAGGGCATAATGCCGAGGAATTTTCGCTGGAAATGGGACGACGTCATTCAACATGACCTGGTCACGGTCAGCATGGACGGGAAGTTTGTTCAGGAAGGGGTCGTTGATGACCGTTCCGTCGACGGAGCGTTTGTTTGGCTCTTTGACAGCTTAGGCCAGCGCAAGTTGCTCCACGAGCACGACGGGTACGATCTGGTTAAGCTGCACCGGTAGTCATCGCGTGGCGCCTACGCAGTTAAAAATCAACCTTCAACAGCGCGCGTGTGATGACGATGGCCTGATCTGTTAGCCGGCTCAGCTCCTCGTCGTCGCACTCGGGCGAGGCCCACCGGGTCGCGCCTTCGAGCAATGTTATGACAACCCTCACCCGCTCTTCCGCTTCTGCCACGCCCAGGTCCTTCGCGCAGGCAACGTACATGTTTTCGTGCAGCTCTATCCAGCTGTCAACTTCGGTGCGGACTTCTTTTGGGAGAATGCCCGCCACCCGATCCATGGCCACCAGGAGGTCCCAAAGATTGCTTTCAGGAAGCCGGACCTGACGAGTGAAATGGAGCCTGACCATGGCGTCCCAAAACTCGTCGGCACCTTGGGCGGGAGCTACGGCTTCGAGTAGGGCCACGCCAAAGCGATGGAAATGCCAGCGGAGGGATTCGGCAACGATCTCATCCCTACCGGCGGGGAAGTGGGAGTAGAGGCTTGGCGGCTTGATGTGAACAGCGTTGGCGATGGTCCGCATCGACACGGAGTTAAAGCCGTTCGCTATGGCAAGCTCCAGGAAAGCCACGAGGATGTTCTTTCGCGCGGCTGTCTGGTCTGCCCAGTTCCACTCCTCCAGTTGAGTTCGAAAGGCTGCCAGGGCAGATTCGTGGGAGCTGGCGGTCATAGTGCGCCATCCTAACAGCCGTTAGGCGGTTGCGGTGTAAATCTTCCCTAACGTCCGTTAGTTAGGTATGCTGAGAGTGGCGTGAAGCACATTCATCCCGCGTCCCAATTGGTTCAAGCGGAAGAACAAATTATGATCACCGAAACCACGAGCCTGGGGGCCACTCGGAACAGTAATCTCATCCTCGGAAGCGGGCTTTCGGGAATGGTTGCCGCATATATCGACGCCTGTGCTCTTGAGGACGAGGCGTCCCAACATGAGGACTGGAGCGCCGAGCGCGCACTCCGTTTAAGGCTGCCAAGGTGGCGCCCCCGTAACATACGACCGGGCGGCACCGGCCCCGCACTGGCGTCCTGACCCGCGTATCGAAAGGGACTTTCCCGTGTCTGTAGAAGTACTATCGACGTTGCACAGTGAGGCCCCACGCGAGACCAATCGGGTCCGGGAACTCTTCCTGATGCAACCGCATGCCGACCTAAGCGGCATCCGTCCCATAATCGCGCGCTCTTGGTACCGCAGCCGTGCCGCGGGCGTCGATGCATTCGCAGACCGCGGATTCTTTGATGAGGGGCGGGTGGACGAGTTCACTGTCGCTGCGGCCGGGCCGCACCTGCAGAAACTGGATGAAGTTGCTGCTGACCTGGGCGGATACGTCAACATCACCGCCCCGAATGGGGTGCTGGTCAAGGCCAGCTTCCTGCGAGATGACGGGTTCCCTGCCGGATACTCCTTGCTGGAGGAGAGCTGCGGCAGCAACGGGGAAGGTCTGGCACTGGAAGAAGGGCGAGGTGTATGGCTGGCCCCCGAGGAACACTTCCGCGAGGACATGAGAGGCAACTGGTGCTTCGCCTCCCTGGTACGCGATCCCTTCCATAACCGCGTGCGGGCGGTGATCGGGCTGACGCTTCCGGCGAACCGGGTCAGCACACTGGAACCTTCATCCACCCTGCTCATGCTGGAAGGTGTTGCTTCCCGGATTGAGCGGGACATTGAGGTCCGGACTTCGTCGAAGGAACGTGCCCTCCTCAGCGAATACCTCAGGATCTCCCGTAGAAGGGGCAACCGGGCTGTGATCGCCGTCGACGGTAAAAACTCGCTCCAGAACGCATCGGCGACGGCGACGTTGGTGGACAACGACTTTTCGATCATCTTCGGCTATGCCAAGGCGGTCATGTCCTCCGGCCGCGACATGAACTGCGAGGTCATGCTGCAGGGGCCAGGGCTTTCCACTTTGGAGATATCACCAGTGACGCTGTCGGCGGCCAACGTCGGAGCAATCGTGGTAGTCCGGCCGCATGCTCCGACTAAGAACCGCTCCACCGACACCACTAGTGCGCTGCTCCAGTTGGTATCGGCGCCACAAGAAACTGCTGAGCGGCTGCTGAAGCACGTGGATGGCACCAGCACGGAGTTCAAGCGGACCCTGAACCTGGCGCGGAAGGCCGTGGACCAGGACCGGTCCGTGGTGATGATCGGCGAATTGGGCAGCGGGAAACTTCGGCTGGCCGATGCCATCGCGGCGCTGCGGGGCGGCCGGATGATCGTGGATGCACGCAACGGAGACCTCAGGAACCCCAACATCAGCGATGTCCTGCACCGGTTGGCCACCGAGCTTCCGGCCACCTTGATCGTCGAACACGCTGACGAGCTCTCCCAGAATGAAGCCAGCGAGATCGCCCGGAACCTTCGTGGCCATTCCACCACCAAACTGATTTTCACCATTACCCGCCCTACGGAAGCAACCTTGCTGCTCGCCGAGGCATTCGACGTCCTCGAAGTTTCGGTGGCACCACTTCGTAACAGGAGGGAAGACATCCCGCAGCTCGCCAACGCGATTGCCGAGGAGCTGGGGGAGCGGAGGCTTTCCCGCAGGCTGCTCACGACGCTCACCCACGCCGATTGGCCGAGGAACATCGATCAACTGCGGTCCGTGGTCTCCAATGCCGTAGAGCGCGCAGAGGGCGCAGAAGTCACCGTGGACGACCTACCCCAAGGGTTCCACCGCGTGCTGACCAAGGGCAGGCTATCCCGCCTGGAAGACGCGGAACTCAGCGAACTTCGCACGGCCCTGCAGGAAGCAAAGGGTAACCGCAGCCTGGCCGCCGAAACCTTGCAGATAGGTCGTTCCACTCTGTATCGGCGTATGGACTACTTCCGCAGCCGCGGCTTCGATCTCTGATTCCACACCGTAGCAGCCGGCCCCGCTCAAGGGGACGGCTGCTACGCGCTGCCCAGGAGATGAAAGCCCGACGGTGGTGGCAGCTTGCGCGGTTCAGCGGCCACGATGCGGGCTGGAAGAGTGTCCCATCGCGGTGTCTCGATCTGGCACGGATAGCCACACTGATATCGCGTTGTACTGGAAATCACCCAACACCGGCACCCATCCCAAGGTGTGTCCGGCAGCGACCGACGGTACGAACACGAACAGGACGACTGACTATGACCCGCGATGCCAAGGGAACCATTCTTGTGGCCCCTCACCATTTCCCGGACCTGGACCGTGAGCACGCGCTTGCGAAGGAGTTCGGCTACACACTTAACGCCGCGGCAGACACCGACGCCTTCCGTGAAGGGCTCCCCGAAGCCGACATTGTGATGATCACCCCCTACGCCAAGCTCACCGCAGCCGACTTCCCGCTGATGGCCAAATGCCGTGCAGTGATCAGGTATGGAATCGGCTATGACAACATCGACGTCGCCGCAGCCACCGCTGCGGGCATCCCGGTCTCGATCGTTCCCGGCACGGCGTCCGAGGAAGTCGCCTCCCACGCCTTCGCAATGGGCCTGGCGCTGGCACGACGCCTGCCGGCAGGCAACGCCGCCATCGACAACCTCGGGTGGGCCGGAACCATCGGCTACGACACTCCAGTCCTCTCCGAGCTGGAAGTTGGCGTCTTGGGTATGGGACGAATCGGGCAGCACGTAGCCCGCATGTATGCGGCCGTAGGTGCCCGTGTCCGTGCTTACGATCCCTTTGTCACGAATAGCTTCGTGGAGATGTCCGGGCTGGAGGACATCCTGGAGAATTCCGACGTCGTTTCCCTCCACCTGCCGCTAAACGCCGAAACGACGAACCTCATCTCCACCGATGTCCTCGCCACGATGCGCAAGGGCACCGTGATCGTCAACGTCTCCCGAGGCGGCCTTATCGATGAAGCCTCACTCGCAGAGGCCTTGGCCTCCGGCCAGATTGCAGGGGCCGGCATCGACACTTTTGCCCAGGAGCCGCTTGCAGCTGATCACGCCTTGCGCACGGCGCCCAATGCCATTCTGACACCGCACATCGCCTGGCGTTCCAACCGATCCACTGGCGCCCTGCAGGACGGTGCAGTGGAGCGTGTCCGCCTGGCGCTGACCGGCCAGCCGCTGATCGACCTCGTGAACTGAAGAGACTGGAGAAACCCGACTTGGCTACCACCAACCATCTGGAAGACCTCGCTGCATTGCAGAATCCCGCGGAAGATCCGCACCTGCGCCGGGGACCGCGCGGTTTCCCGCTGCTGCCCGGCGGCTACGGTCGTTCTACCTATTACACCGGTGCCCCCAGCCCCTACGCCATCAAGGGCCATGGCTACCGGGTGTGGGATGACCGCGGACGTGAACTGATCGACGCGAACAATAACTTCACGTCCCTGATCCACGGCAACGCCCACCCGGAAATCACCGAGGCCGCCACCAAGGCCCTCACCACCGGTGCCAGCTGGGGCATCCCGAATCTCTACGAATGGGAACTCGCAGAACTTCTGCTCGGCCGCCTTCCGGAGCTGGATCAGGTCCGTTTCGCGAACTCGGGCACTGAAGCCGTCATGTCTGCAATCCGCATTTCCCGGGCCAGCACCGGCCGGGAGCGCGTGATCGTCACCAAGGGTGGCTACCACGGCACATCGGAAGTTGCCTTGGTTCCCGGCGGACCTTCCTACCAGCGGGGCGTCACCCGCGGCGTGATCGACGACGTCACTGCGGTGCCGCTGAACGATGTCGACTTCCTTCGCCAGGCGGTTGAATCCGCACCGGACGCGTACGCCGCCATCATCCTCGACCTGCTGCCCAACCGCGCCGGTCTCCTCACTATCAACGAGGAGTTCGTCCGAACTGCCCGGGAGCTGGCCACACGCTATGGCATTGTCCTTATCATCGACGAGGTCATCAGCCTCCGCCTTGGCTACAGCGGCTTCAGCGGTGAATACGGGGTTACCCCGGATCTGCTGACCACGGGCAAGCTCATCGGCGGCGGCTTCCCCGTCGGAGCTGTCTGCGGCAAGGCCGAGCTGATGGCCGAGGTGGACCCGACCCGTCCGGGCAGCCTGCCGCACGGCGGAACGTTTTCTGGCAACCCCGTCAGCATGGCAGCCGGCTCCGTCGCCCTGAGGCTTTACACCGAAGATGAGGTCAAACGCCTGAACCAGCTGGGTGACACCGCCCGCGACACGGCCAACGCGCTGGTTGCCGACGCTGGCTGGGAGATCCGTGGCCGCGGCTCTCTCCTCCGCGCGGTTCCTGCCGGTGCGGAGAAGGTGGACGAACACACCCAGCACAAGCTGTGGTGGGCCTCCTATGAGCGCGGATTGCTCGGCTCCCCGGCCAACCTGCTGTCCCTGTCCACGCCCATGGACGAGAAAGTGGTGGCCGACATCACCGACCGCCTGGCTGACGCCGTCCTTGCAGTCGCCTCGGAGGCTCCCACCACGGAAGGGGCCAAGTAACCATGAAGATCGTTTCCTATGAACACGAGTCCGGTATCCGCGGCGGCGTCCTGATCAACGACGCCGTCCATGACCTGGAGCTGCTGCTGCAAGCTTCCCGCCAGGCAGTACACGGAGCCACCACGTCCGTGCGGGAATTCCTGGAGTTGTATGGCGACCGGCTTGAGGCCATTTCGTCCGAAATCGAGAACCTGGCCGACCAGGACCCGGAAGCTCACGTTGGTGTTCGGACGGATGTCCGCTTGACCACACCTGTGCCCGATCCCTCCAAAGTCCTCTGCATCGGCCTGAACTATAAGGACCATGTTGCCGAGACCGGCCGGGCATTCCCGGAGTACCCGGATGTCTTCGCCAAATTCGCCTCTACCATGGTTGGGCCTGAGGACGAGATCGGTGGTGCGAAGGTCAGCGAAAACCTCGACTTCGAGGGCGAACTGGCAGTAGTCATCGGGCGCGAGGCCAGTGAAGTCACGGAAGAAGAAGCGCTGAACTATGTGGCGGCACTCGCTCCGCTGAACGACGTCACCGCCCGCGACCTGCAGTACCGCTGCACCCAGTGGCTGGCAGGCAAGGCCGTAGACGGGTCAACCCCCTGGGGCCCTGCCCTCGTCACCTTGGACGAGGTGGGCGATCCCCAGAACCTGGACCTCACCACCCGCGTGAACGGCATCGAAGTGCAGCGCTCCAACACCAGCTACCAGATCTTCCCGATCGCGCGGATCGTCTCCTACCTCTCAAGCTTCCTCACCCTGGAACCGGGCGACGTCATAGCCACAGGAACCCCGCAGGGCATCGGTGCCAAGCGGAACCCGCCTGTCTGGCTGAAACCGGGAGACACCGTGGAAATCGACATCGACAAGGTGGGACAGCTCCGCAACACCGTGGGCAAGCCCCATCTCTAACCCCTGCAAGCTCTACGAAAGTAATGAAGACCATGAGTGATGTACAAACACAACCAGGCGAGGCCCGGTACCGCATCGCCGTCGACACCGGCGGTACCTTCACCGACGTCGTGGTCGGTTCCAACAGCGGTGACATGGCAGTCGGCAAGGCGCTGACCACCTACGACCGCGTGTTCACAGGCTTCGAAGCCTCGGTCCGCCGTGCTGCCGAGTCCGTTGGCTGGAGCGGCGACGACGTGCTGCGCAACGCCGACGTCATTGTCTACGGCACCACCCACGCCACCAACGCAGTGCTCACCGGCAAAGTGGCGAAAACAGCGCTGCTGACCACTGACGGCTTCGCCGACACCCTGCTGCTCCGCGAAGGTGGCCGCCGTGACGCCTTCGATTCCAAGGCTGCCTACCCGCCGCCCTACATTCCCCGCCAGCTGACCTTCGAAATCACCGAACGTATCTCCGCCGAGGGCGACATCCTGGTGGAGCTGGACGAAGAGCAGGTCCGCGAAGTCCTCGGTTCCTTCAAGGAACAGGGCATTGAAGCCGTTGCGGTGTCCTTCCTGTGGTCCATCATCAACGACGCCCACGAGAAGCGGGCAGCCGAGCTGATTCAGGAGATCCTCCCGGGCGTTCCGTACACACTTTCAAATGCGGCCAACCCCACCATCCGCGAATACCGCCGCTCCTCGGCAGCCTCGATCGACGCTTCCCTGAAGCCGCTCATGGCAGACCACCTGGGCAAACTCCGCTCGGACCTCCAGGAATACGGCTTCGCCGGCGACCTCCTGGTAGTGACATCCGAAGGTGCCGTCCTGGACGTCGCCGATGTCCTTGACCGCCCCGTCCTGCTGCTGAACTCCGGCCCGTCCATGGCACCGCTGGTGGGCGCTGCGGCGGCCCCGGATCACGACACCGTGGTGGTCTGCGACATGGGCGGCACCACCTTCGATGTGTCCCTAGTGGAGAACGGTGTGGTCCGCCACACCCGCGAAGCTTGGCTGGGAGAGCCGTTCGTCGGTCACCTCACCGGCTTGTCTTCCGTTGCGGTTTCCAGCATCGGCGCCGGTGGCGGCAGCATCGCATGGATCGACGGTGGCGGCCTCCTGCGCGTGGGCCCGCAGAGTGCGCGAAGCACGCCCGGTCCGGCAGCCTACGGCCGCGGCGGCGAAGAACCAACCGTCACCGACGCCTGCGTGGCGCTTGGCTACCTCGACACGGAGGGCTTCGAAGGCGGGTTTACCCTGAACCGCGAGGCCGCCATCAAGGCCATCGACACCCGCATCGCTGGGCCGTTGAAGATGGACACCCTGCAGGCCGCCCAAGCCATCCTGGATGTCTCCGCCAACCACATGGCTACCGCCATCCGCCAGTCTGCCCTCGAACAGGGCGTAGACCCCCGGGGCGCGCTCATTGTTGCCGGCGGTGGCGCAGGCGCCATGGTCGCAGCGATCATCGGCAAGCTCCTGGAAGCCGACACCGTCCTGATCCCGGCGACCGCCGGCGTCCTGGCCGCCTACGGCGCCCACCGCGCCCCGATCGCCACCGAGTTCCTCTCGCCGCTGCACAATGACACCCGCAGCTTCGACGCCGGTTCGGCCTCCCGCGCTGTGGAGGACCTGACAGCCAAGGCTGAGGTCTTCGTAAAGCGCTTCGATGGCGTAGGCGAAGCACCCAAGGTCACCTACTTCGTGGATGCCCGCTACCCCGGCCAGGCCTGGGACCTCCGCGTCTACCTCGACGCCGCCCCGGACACCTCCGGCGATGCGGCAGGCATCATCGAGCGCGCCTTCCATGAAGAGCACGACCGCCGCAACGGCACCCACGATCCGGACAGCCGCGTGGAGATCATCACTTGGGGCGTCCGCGTGGAAATCCCCCGCCCGGAGCACACCAGGTCCGAAAGCGAACTCAGCCGCACCGCGGAAATCCACCGCACGGACAGCATTGTGTTTGGCGGCGACCCCTTCAGCACCCAGCGCTACCGCGGCGTGACGCTCGCTCCCCGCGACAAGATCGTGGGACCGGCCGTCATCGACCAGCCCACCACCACCATCGTCGTACCGCCGGAGTGGGACGCGACGCTCGATGACCGATCCAACATCTACCTCACCCGTAAGGAGGCGTAACCGTGACCCGCGAATTCGATCCCGTAAAGCTCTCGGTCCTTGCCAACGCATTCGACGGCATTGTCCGCGAGATGACCAGCGGCCTGCTCCGCTCCGCCCGCTCGTCCGTCATCAACACGGCCCGCGACTTCTCCTGCGCCGTGCTGACCGCGGACAACCAGTTGCTTGCCGCGGCTGAAGGTGTTCCCGTGCACGTCTTCGGTGCCGGCCCGCTGGGCGAGGACATGGTGGAACTGCACAAGGACATCCGCGAAGGCGACGCGTTCCTGCACAACGACCCTTACATGGGTAATTCACACGCAGCAGACCACGTGATCCTGGTGCCCATCTTCATCCAGGGCCGCCACCTCTTCACCGCCGTGACCAAGGCCCATCAGGCCGACTGCGGCAACTCGCTTCCCACCACGTTCTTCGCCACAGCGCGGGACGTGTACGAGGAAGGCGCATTGATCTTCCCCTGCGTGCGGATCCAGCGCGATTACACGGACATCGACGACATCATCCGCATGTGCCGATCCCGCATCCGTGTCCCTGACCAGTGGTACGGCGACTACTTGGCTTCCGTCGGCGCCTCGCGCATCGCCGAGCGCCGCATTCACGAACTCGCCGAGAAGTTCGGCGTGGATGACCTGGTGGACTTCGTGGACGCCTGGTTCGACTACTCCGAACGCCTCACTGCCAGTGCGATCGAGAAGCTGCCGGAGTACGTCCTCCACGGCAGCTCCGCCCACGATCCCTTCCCCGGAACCGGCCCGGAGGGAGTGCAGCTGCAGGCAACCCTCGAGGTGAAGCCCAAGCAGGGCAAGGTGGTGATTGACCTGCGGGACAACCCGGACAACCTTCCCAACGGCCTGAACCTCACCAAGGCAACTGCCACGGGCGCTGCACTTGCCGGCATCCTCTCCGGCATCCCAGAGAACCTGCCGAGCAACGCAGGAACCTTCCGCCGCGTCGAGGTGCTGCTGCGGGACGGCTGCGCGGTCGGTGTCCCCAAGCACCCCTACTCCTGCTCCTCGGGCACCACCAACCTCGCAGACCGTGTAGTCAACATCGTCCAGGCCGCTTTCTCCCAGATCGACGACGGCTACGGCACCGCCGAGGGCGCGGCCGGCCAAGCCCCTGCCAAGTCGGTCATCTCCGGGACGGACGAACGCAACGGCAACCCCTACGTCAACCAGATCCTGGTAGGCGGCGTCGGCGGCCCGGCCACCCCGTACGTTGACGGCTGGCCCACCTACCAGCGTCCCGTGTGCGGCGCCCTGCTGTACCACGACAGCGTGGAAGTGGACGAGCAGCGCTACCCGATCCTGGTCCACGAACGTGCTCTGGTTGCCGACACCGGCGGAGCAGGCCGCCAGCGCGGCGGACTGGCAACACGCGTCACCATGGAGCCCCGTGGCGAGAGCGTCACCCTCACCTACGGCATCGAAGGCAAGATCAACCCGCCGAAGGGTGTCCGCGGCGGCCACGACGGTGCGGAACCGTCCGCCTGGGTGGAAGACGTCAAGACCGGCGAACGCCGCGAAATTCCCGTGGTGGGCCGCTACGACCTGCAGTCGGGCGAAAAGGTTGTCTCCATCACCCCCGGCGGTGGCGGCTACGGTGACCCGCTGGAACGCGACGTCCTCGCAGTGCTCGACGACTACCGCGAGTCCCGCGTGACCCTCGAAGCCGCGGCCGCACACTACGGCGTGGTCATCACCGATGGTGCCATCGACGAGGCAGCAACGGCGAAGACCCGCGAGGAACGCCTGGCCGGCTAAATAGCAGCTATCGCACCCATCCCGGGGCGGGGTATATTCCTCGCCCCGGGATGTTCCAACAACCATCAAACGGAGATTCACATGGAACCCATTCGAGTCGGCATTATCGGCGTCGGAAACGTCCTCAACCAATACCTGGACAAGATCGGCGTCCACCCCGACGTCCAGATCGTGGCACTCGCGGATGTGAACCCCGAAGCCGTGCGGAAGCGCGCCGCCGAGTACGACGTTCCCAAAGCACTCACCCCGGACGAGTTGCTGGCGGACGAAGACGTCGAACTGGTCCTGAACCTCACACCGCCCAAGCTCCATGCCCCGGTGACCCTCCAGGCAATCGCGGCGGGCAAGCACGTCCTTTCCGAGAAGCCCTTCGCCACGTCCCTTGAGGAAGCGAAGCAGATCCTGGAAGCGGCACGGGAAGCGGGCGTCAAGGTTGGCTCAGCTCCCACCACCTTTCTGGGCTCCGGCATGCAGACAAGCCGCAAGCTCATCGACGACGGCTGGATCGGCAAGCCCGTGGCGGCCTTCGCCTCCTTCGCCTGCCGCGGTTACGAGCACTGGCACCCGAACGT from Pseudarthrobacter chlorophenolicus A6 encodes:
- a CDS encoding TetR/AcrR family transcriptional regulator, which encodes MTASSHESALAAFRTQLEEWNWADQTAARKNILVAFLELAIANGFNSVSMRTIANAVHIKPPSLYSHFPAGRDEIVAESLRWHFHRFGVALLEAVAPAQGADEFWDAMVRLHFTRQVRLPESNLWDLLVAMDRVAGILPKEVRTEVDSWIELHENMYVACAKDLGVAEAEERVRVVITLLEGATRWASPECDDEELSRLTDQAIVITRALLKVDF
- a CDS encoding sigma-54-dependent Fis family transcriptional regulator, encoding MDEFTVAAAGPHLQKLDEVAADLGGYVNITAPNGVLVKASFLRDDGFPAGYSLLEESCGSNGEGLALEEGRGVWLAPEEHFREDMRGNWCFASLVRDPFHNRVRAVIGLTLPANRVSTLEPSSTLLMLEGVASRIERDIEVRTSSKERALLSEYLRISRRRGNRAVIAVDGKNSLQNASATATLVDNDFSIIFGYAKAVMSSGRDMNCEVMLQGPGLSTLEISPVTLSAANVGAIVVVRPHAPTKNRSTDTTSALLQLVSAPQETAERLLKHVDGTSTEFKRTLNLARKAVDQDRSVVMIGELGSGKLRLADAIAALRGGRMIVDARNGDLRNPNISDVLHRLATELPATLIVEHADELSQNEASEIARNLRGHSTTKLIFTITRPTEATLLLAEAFDVLEVSVAPLRNRREDIPQLANAIAEELGERRLSRRLLTTLTHADWPRNIDQLRSVVSNAVERAEGAEVTVDDLPQGFHRVLTKGRLSRLEDAELSELRTALQEAKGNRSLAAETLQIGRSTLYRRMDYFRSRGFDL
- a CDS encoding C-terminal binding protein, which produces MTRDAKGTILVAPHHFPDLDREHALAKEFGYTLNAAADTDAFREGLPEADIVMITPYAKLTAADFPLMAKCRAVIRYGIGYDNIDVAAATAAGIPVSIVPGTASEEVASHAFAMGLALARRLPAGNAAIDNLGWAGTIGYDTPVLSELEVGVLGMGRIGQHVARMYAAVGARVRAYDPFVTNSFVEMSGLEDILENSDVVSLHLPLNAETTNLISTDVLATMRKGTVIVNVSRGGLIDEASLAEALASGQIAGAGIDTFAQEPLAADHALRTAPNAILTPHIAWRSNRSTGALQDGAVERVRLALTGQPLIDLVN
- a CDS encoding aspartate aminotransferase family protein, coding for MATTNHLEDLAALQNPAEDPHLRRGPRGFPLLPGGYGRSTYYTGAPSPYAIKGHGYRVWDDRGRELIDANNNFTSLIHGNAHPEITEAATKALTTGASWGIPNLYEWELAELLLGRLPELDQVRFANSGTEAVMSAIRISRASTGRERVIVTKGGYHGTSEVALVPGGPSYQRGVTRGVIDDVTAVPLNDVDFLRQAVESAPDAYAAIILDLLPNRAGLLTINEEFVRTARELATRYGIVLIIDEVISLRLGYSGFSGEYGVTPDLLTTGKLIGGGFPVGAVCGKAELMAEVDPTRPGSLPHGGTFSGNPVSMAAGSVALRLYTEDEVKRLNQLGDTARDTANALVADAGWEIRGRGSLLRAVPAGAEKVDEHTQHKLWWASYERGLLGSPANLLSLSTPMDEKVVADITDRLADAVLAVASEAPTTEGAK
- a CDS encoding fumarylacetoacetate hydrolase family protein, which codes for MKIVSYEHESGIRGGVLINDAVHDLELLLQASRQAVHGATTSVREFLELYGDRLEAISSEIENLADQDPEAHVGVRTDVRLTTPVPDPSKVLCIGLNYKDHVAETGRAFPEYPDVFAKFASTMVGPEDEIGGAKVSENLDFEGELAVVIGREASEVTEEEALNYVAALAPLNDVTARDLQYRCTQWLAGKAVDGSTPWGPALVTLDEVGDPQNLDLTTRVNGIEVQRSNTSYQIFPIARIVSYLSSFLTLEPGDVIATGTPQGIGAKRNPPVWLKPGDTVEIDIDKVGQLRNTVGKPHL
- a CDS encoding hydantoinase/oxoprolinase family protein, which codes for MSDVQTQPGEARYRIAVDTGGTFTDVVVGSNSGDMAVGKALTTYDRVFTGFEASVRRAAESVGWSGDDVLRNADVIVYGTTHATNAVLTGKVAKTALLTTDGFADTLLLREGGRRDAFDSKAAYPPPYIPRQLTFEITERISAEGDILVELDEEQVREVLGSFKEQGIEAVAVSFLWSIINDAHEKRAAELIQEILPGVPYTLSNAANPTIREYRRSSAASIDASLKPLMADHLGKLRSDLQEYGFAGDLLVVTSEGAVLDVADVLDRPVLLLNSGPSMAPLVGAAAAPDHDTVVVCDMGGTTFDVSLVENGVVRHTREAWLGEPFVGHLTGLSSVAVSSIGAGGGSIAWIDGGGLLRVGPQSARSTPGPAAYGRGGEEPTVTDACVALGYLDTEGFEGGFTLNREAAIKAIDTRIAGPLKMDTLQAAQAILDVSANHMATAIRQSALEQGVDPRGALIVAGGGAGAMVAAIIGKLLEADTVLIPATAGVLAAYGAHRAPIATEFLSPLHNDTRSFDAGSASRAVEDLTAKAEVFVKRFDGVGEAPKVTYFVDARYPGQAWDLRVYLDAAPDTSGDAAGIIERAFHEEHDRRNGTHDPDSRVEIITWGVRVEIPRPEHTRSESELSRTAEIHRTDSIVFGGDPFSTQRYRGVTLAPRDKIVGPAVIDQPTTTIVVPPEWDATLDDRSNIYLTRKEA
- a CDS encoding hydantoinase B/oxoprolinase family protein, producing the protein MTREFDPVKLSVLANAFDGIVREMTSGLLRSARSSVINTARDFSCAVLTADNQLLAAAEGVPVHVFGAGPLGEDMVELHKDIREGDAFLHNDPYMGNSHAADHVILVPIFIQGRHLFTAVTKAHQADCGNSLPTTFFATARDVYEEGALIFPCVRIQRDYTDIDDIIRMCRSRIRVPDQWYGDYLASVGASRIAERRIHELAEKFGVDDLVDFVDAWFDYSERLTASAIEKLPEYVLHGSSAHDPFPGTGPEGVQLQATLEVKPKQGKVVIDLRDNPDNLPNGLNLTKATATGAALAGILSGIPENLPSNAGTFRRVEVLLRDGCAVGVPKHPYSCSSGTTNLADRVVNIVQAAFSQIDDGYGTAEGAAGQAPAKSVISGTDERNGNPYVNQILVGGVGGPATPYVDGWPTYQRPVCGALLYHDSVEVDEQRYPILVHERALVADTGGAGRQRGGLATRVTMEPRGESVTLTYGIEGKINPPKGVRGGHDGAEPSAWVEDVKTGERREIPVVGRYDLQSGEKVVSITPGGGGYGDPLERDVLAVLDDYRESRVTLEAAAAHYGVVITDGAIDEAATAKTREERLAG